A single region of the Palaemon carinicauda isolate YSFRI2023 chromosome 17, ASM3689809v2, whole genome shotgun sequence genome encodes:
- the LOC137656206 gene encoding uncharacterized protein yields the protein MEFIKTNKGGKKLVHDGYIYVIDKQKEEKIYWRCEKRGLCSGRLVSNGEGISVSQEHCHPPDLMRKEVLKVKEKLKEKASESEEITSSIVNKCTQNIPWEVAGALPKKESLSRTVKRVRNSRNGDEDLTVTTRGENFLQYSCEELSIYSTSRNLQLLKEKIRWFCDGTFDCAPIGRQLYTIHAMIQENKTLPLVYCITTHKNEKTYDTIFGWLESRNLRPASVSLDFELSAINSVKKFFPNAEICGCFFHFGQCLWRKVQGLGLQAWYSKSENAMLIKKLQAIAFVPPHDVYDCFDTLVSSFDDETDNILDGFLQYFETTWLGVFQRGRRRRPKFEVKLWSCYERTLNGLPRTNNMLEGWHNAFKRRMTIIHPTEEKLLRKLRSEQASTEMVLEQVFQGKDVGRKNKKYTDVNARLKNVVEGYDSDNVLDFLQAIARNL from the coding sequence atggagtttatcaaaacaaataaaggaGGTAAGAAGCTTGTGCACGATGGATACATTTACGTGATCGATaagcagaaagaagaaaaaatatattggagatgCGAGAAACGGGGACTTTGCAGTGGAAGACTTGttagcaatggtgaagggatatcagTATCTCAAGAACACTGCCATCCTCCAGATTTAATGCGAAAAGAGGTGCTCAAAGTAAaagaaaagttgaaagaaaaagctAGTGAGTCGGAAGAAATTACTTCCTCGATAGTGAACAAATGTACTCAAAATATTCCTTGGGAAGTAGCCGGAGCTTTACCGAAAAAGGAATCACTTTCACGTACTGTGAAGAGAGTACGTAATTCTCGAAACGGTGATGAAGATTTAACTGTTACAACGAGAGGGGAAAACTTTTTACAGTACAGCTGTGAAGAATTGAGTATTTATTCAACATCAAGGAATCTCCaacttcttaaagaaaaaattagatgGTTTTGTGATGGCACTTTCGATTGCGCTCCAATAGGAAGACAGCTCTACACAATTCATGCCATGATACAGGAAAACAAGACTCTTCCTCTCGTGTATTGCATAACAACccataaaaatgaaaagacttatgaCACCATATTCGGCTGGCTTGAAAGTCGTAACTTGCGACCAGCCTCAGTATCACTAGACTTCGAGCTTTCCGCTATCAATAGCGTAAAGAAATTTTTCCCAAACGCTGAAATCTGCGGATGTTTCTTCCATTTTGGACAATGCCTATGGCGAAAGGTGCAAGGACTGGGTTTGCAAGCTTGGTACTCAAAATCTGAAAATGCAATGCTTATAAAAAAACTTCAGGCAATTGCATTTGTGCCACCACATGATGTATATGATTGTTTTGACACTTTGGTATCAAGTTTTGATGACGAAACCGATAACATTTTAGATGGATTCTTGCAATACTTTGAGACTACATGGTTAGGCGTTTTTCAGCGTGGACGAAGGAGACGCCCAAAGTTTGAAGTTAAATTATGGTCATGTTATGAGAGAACACTAAATGGTTTACCAAGAACAAACAACATGCTTGAGGGCTGGCATAATGCTTTCAAGAGGAGGATGACAATTATCCACCCAACGGAAGAAAAGCTTCTTCGAAAACTCCGTTCTGAACAAGCAAGTACTGAAATGGTACTAGAGCAAGTTTTCCAGGGAAAGGACGTTGggagaaagaacaaaaaatatacagATGTAAACGCCAGGTTGAAAAACGTTGTTGAAGGATATGACTCTGATAATGTACTGGACTTTTTGCAGGCAATAGCTCGGAATTTATAA